A window from Ignavibacteriota bacterium encodes these proteins:
- a CDS encoding SDR family oxidoreductase, whose protein sequence is MLDKFKLDGKVALITGSNQGIGQMYAIALAEAGADIIGVSYTDDFEETEKLIKKTGRNFKYYVSDFSNRDSLYEFIKNVKKDFEKIDILVNNAGTIMRKPISEHPDEYWDRVIEINLSAQFILTRELGRDMAERGYGKIVFIASLLSFQGGITVPGYAASKGGIKQITMSFANEWASKGVTVNAIAPGYIVTENTKALREDAVRNKAILDRIPQGRWGTPEDLMGTVVFLSSDASNYLNGSVVTVDGGWMGR, encoded by the coding sequence ATTTTAGATAAATTTAAATTAGATGGAAAAGTTGCATTAATAACCGGTTCAAATCAAGGTATTGGACAAATGTATGCAATAGCATTAGCCGAAGCCGGTGCTGATATTATTGGCGTTTCATACACCGATGATTTTGAAGAAACCGAAAAATTGATAAAAAAAACCGGAAGGAATTTCAAGTATTACGTTAGTGATTTTTCAAACCGTGATTCACTTTACGAATTTATCAAAAACGTAAAAAAAGATTTTGAAAAAATTGATATACTGGTTAACAATGCCGGAACAATAATGAGAAAGCCAATCTCAGAACATCCGGATGAATATTGGGATAGAGTAATTGAAATAAATTTATCCGCACAATTTATTTTAACTCGTGAGCTTGGCAGAGATATGGCAGAAAGAGGTTACGGTAAAATTGTATTTATTGCGTCATTACTTTCTTTTCAAGGTGGAATTACTGTCCCCGGCTATGCTGCATCAAAAGGCGGAATTAAACAAATCACAATGTCTTTTGCAAATGAATGGGCTTCAAAAGGAGTTACGGTTAATGCAATTGCTCCGGGTTATATTGTTACTGAAAATACTAAAGCATTAAGAGAAGATGCAGTAAGAAATAAAGCAATTTTGGATAGAATTCCGCAAGGTAGATGGGGAACACCGGAAGATTTAATGGGAACAGTAGTTTTCCTAAGTTCAGATGCATCAAATTATTTAAATGGAAGTGTGGTAACAGTTGATGGCGGCTGGATGGGAAGATAA
- the galU gene encoding UTP--glucose-1-phosphate uridylyltransferase GalU: MIKKAVIPAAGLGTRFLPATKAQPKEMLPIIDTPTIQYVVQEAVDSGIEDILIISGKGKRAIEDHFDRNIELEIALEEKNEQALNEIKNISDMAKIHYIRQKELKGLGDAIYHAKHHVGNEPFAVLLGDTVVRSVIPATQQLIDIYEQYKQIVIGVEQVPKEKVHRYGIVGGVKINDSLYQLNEMIEKPSIEEAPSTLAVASRYILTPDIFKALEETKAGKNNEIQLTDALKIFLSRGSVYSYTFEGKRYDIGDKLDYLKTTVEFGLKRKEFREEFLEFLKEIISKENGDKL, from the coding sequence ATGATAAAAAAAGCTGTAATCCCGGCAGCAGGACTTGGTACAAGATTTTTACCGGCAACAAAAGCACAACCAAAAGAAATGCTGCCTATTATTGATACGCCAACAATTCAATATGTCGTCCAAGAAGCTGTGGATTCCGGAATTGAAGATATTTTAATTATTTCCGGTAAAGGAAAAAGAGCAATTGAAGATCATTTTGATAGAAACATTGAATTAGAAATTGCACTCGAAGAAAAAAATGAGCAAGCACTAAATGAGATTAAGAATATTTCTGACATGGCGAAAATTCATTATATCCGACAAAAAGAATTAAAGGGTTTAGGCGATGCAATTTATCATGCAAAACATCATGTTGGTAATGAACCTTTCGCTGTTTTGTTGGGAGATACGGTTGTAAGATCAGTTATTCCTGCTACTCAACAACTTATCGATATTTATGAACAATATAAGCAAATCGTAATTGGTGTAGAGCAAGTTCCAAAAGAAAAAGTTCATAGATATGGAATTGTTGGAGGTGTAAAAATTAATGATTCGCTTTATCAATTAAATGAAATGATAGAAAAACCAAGTATTGAAGAAGCCCCATCCACTTTGGCTGTTGCAAGCAGATATATTTTAACTCCCGATATTTTTAAAGCTTTGGAAGAAACTAAAGCAGGAAAGAATAATGAAATTCAACTTACCGATGCTTTAAAAATATTTTTATCAAGAGGGAGTGTATATTCTTATACATTCGAAGGAAAACGTTATGATATTGGCGATAAGCTTGATTATTTAAAAACTACTGTAGAATTTGGATTAAAAAGAAAAGAATTCAGAGAAGAATTTTTGGAATTTCTAAAGGAAATAATATCTAAGGAAAATGGGGACAAATTATGA
- a CDS encoding MFS transporter, translating into MLETKTELTKTDDDQKKKIGNYRWLIVALIFFATTINYVDRAVLGVLAPTLRDEIGWSDQEYGYISAAFTLAYAIGFLFAGWFIDKVGSKLGYTLYLTIWSLAAAAHALVKSTFGFGIARFALGIGESGNFPAAIKTVAEWFPKKERALATGIFNAGTNVGAVIAPLVVPWLALNWGWQSAFIVTGLSGLIWIVFWWPVYKKPSEHPKVSEAELAHIESDPPDPAIKISWSRLLQFKQTWAFASGKFLTDAIWWFYLFWFPLFMNDRFGVNLSSIGLPMIVVYVLADFGSVGGGWLSSFLLKKNWTVNAARKIAMLICALLILPVAASPYVEDKWIAVILIGVAAAAHQGFSANIFTTTSDMFPRKAVGSVVGIGGFAGAMGGFIMNLGAGWLKQNTGSYEIMFAIAAVIYLIALLIMHVLVPKLEPAVIE; encoded by the coding sequence ATGCTTGAAACAAAAACAGAATTGACGAAAACTGACGATGATCAAAAAAAGAAAATTGGTAATTACAGGTGGCTTATAGTTGCATTAATATTTTTTGCTACTACAATTAATTATGTTGATAGAGCAGTTTTGGGTGTTCTTGCCCCAACTCTTAGAGATGAAATAGGATGGAGCGACCAAGAATATGGTTATATTAGCGCTGCATTTACATTAGCCTATGCAATTGGTTTTCTTTTTGCCGGCTGGTTTATTGATAAGGTTGGATCAAAATTAGGTTATACTTTATATTTAACTATTTGGTCATTAGCTGCCGCAGCACATGCATTAGTCAAATCAACTTTCGGTTTTGGTATTGCACGCTTTGCTTTGGGCATTGGTGAATCAGGAAACTTTCCCGCTGCAATAAAAACCGTAGCAGAATGGTTTCCCAAAAAAGAGAGAGCATTAGCAACGGGAATATTTAATGCTGGTACTAATGTTGGAGCCGTAATTGCTCCATTGGTTGTTCCGTGGCTTGCATTAAATTGGGGATGGCAATCAGCTTTTATTGTTACAGGATTATCTGGATTAATTTGGATTGTATTTTGGTGGCCAGTTTATAAAAAACCATCAGAACATCCAAAAGTTTCAGAAGCAGAATTAGCGCATATTGAAAGCGATCCGCCTGATCCGGCAATAAAAATATCTTGGTCTAGATTATTGCAATTTAAACAGACTTGGGCTTTCGCATCTGGAAAATTTCTTACCGATGCTATTTGGTGGTTTTATTTATTCTGGTTTCCATTATTTATGAATGATAGATTTGGCGTAAACTTAAGCTCTATCGGGTTACCTATGATTGTTGTTTATGTTCTTGCAGATTTTGGATCTGTCGGCGGAGGATGGCTCAGTTCATTTTTACTTAAGAAAAATTGGACTGTGAATGCCGCTCGAAAAATTGCAATGTTAATTTGTGCATTATTAATTTTACCTGTTGCAGCTTCACCATATGTTGAAGATAAATGGATTGCTGTAATTCTAATTGGTGTTGCAGCCGCCGCGCATCAAGGATTTTCAGCTAATATTTTTACAACTACTTCAGATATGTTCCCGAGAAAAGCAGTTGGTTCGGTTGTTGGAATTGGAGGCTTCGCTGGTGCAATGGGAGGTTTCATTATGAATTTAGGTGCTGGATGGTTAAAACAAAATACCGGAAGCTATGAAATTATGTTTGCCATTGCTGCGGTTATTTATCTCATTGCTTTATTGATTATGCACGTGTTGGTTCCTAAACTTGAACCGGCTGTAATTGAATAA
- a CDS encoding helix-turn-helix domain-containing protein: protein MENKLVLIKIDQLYAIIKQAILEVIKKKDDEDQQKEILNFKETCEFLGIHPSTLNKWKAQNKIPYKRLGKRIFFERKRIQAALKESNYCKLKEIQVNL from the coding sequence ATGGAAAACAAATTAGTTTTAATAAAAATCGATCAACTTTATGCTATCATAAAGCAAGCAATTTTAGAAGTAATCAAGAAAAAAGATGACGAGGACCAGCAAAAGGAGATACTGAATTTTAAAGAAACATGCGAATTTCTAGGAATCCATCCATCAACATTGAACAAATGGAAAGCTCAAAACAAAATACCATACAAACGATTAGGAAAGCGAATATTTTTTGAAAGAAAGAGAATTCAAGCTGCACTTAAAGAATCAAATTACTGTAAATTAAAAGAGATTCAAGTTAATTTATAA
- a CDS encoding ATP-binding protein, giving the protein MGGRSNQSIGRTADDLLASFKSIIKTNMWGHRLEHLLRNGFNGLLHIENSTLFDLLIIFEQSRNMSREKRILTDIIKNAVENEVAKRFWQKDFPSYKRDDFAPSHHKLSMLLNSDETVSLMLSQPDNKLNFNEIIEQNKIILLDLSNVGPDTRKILGSYLLSTLHNYSISRNNIDMNNRNPFSIYCDEAHKFTPDTLEEMITDARKFGINLIFAHQFLNQFNTDQRDALLSMGSTIIFNVDLFDAKNLTNNLQTKVEVKDILTLKTGEAFSRIGTQIIKFETNKPEQILKENYKNEIIKKSIEKYYKPITTVKKIVNERLKRFGIDTEPIRIIEELELDKSDFKFEYDEFD; this is encoded by the coding sequence TTGGGGGGCAGGTCAAATCAAAGTATCGGCAGAACGGCAGACGATTTACTAGCTTCATTTAAAAGTATAATTAAAACTAATATGTGGGGACATAGACTTGAACATCTGTTAAGAAACGGATTTAACGGATTACTACACATCGAAAATTCAACATTATTTGATCTTCTAATAATATTTGAACAATCAAGAAACATGAGCAGAGAAAAAAGAATATTAACCGACATAATTAAAAATGCAGTTGAAAATGAGGTAGCAAAAAGATTTTGGCAGAAAGATTTTCCAAGCTATAAACGAGACGATTTTGCACCTTCACACCACAAATTGAGTATGCTGTTAAACTCAGATGAAACAGTTTCATTAATGCTCTCACAACCAGACAACAAATTAAATTTTAATGAAATAATTGAGCAAAATAAAATAATACTTCTTGATCTATCAAATGTAGGACCGGATACAAGAAAGATATTAGGATCATATTTGCTATCAACTTTACATAATTATTCAATTTCAAGAAATAACATAGATATGAATAACAGAAATCCTTTTAGTATTTATTGCGATGAAGCCCACAAATTCACACCGGATACATTAGAAGAAATGATAACCGATGCAAGAAAATTTGGAATAAATTTAATTTTTGCTCATCAATTTCTAAATCAATTCAATACAGATCAAAGAGATGCATTATTAAGCATGGGATCAACAATTATTTTCAACGTTGATTTATTTGATGCAAAAAACCTCACAAACAATTTACAAACCAAAGTAGAAGTAAAAGATATACTAACACTTAAAACCGGTGAAGCATTCTCAAGAATCGGAACACAAATAATAAAATTTGAGACTAATAAACCAGAACAAATACTTAAAGAAAATTATAAAAATGAAATAATCAAAAAATCCATAGAAAAATATTACAAACCAATAACTACAGTTAAGAAAATTGTCAATGAAAGATTAAAGAGATTCGGAATAGATACGGAACCAATAAGAATAATTGAAGAATTAGAATTAGATAAATCTGACTTCAAATTTGAATATGATGAATTTGACTGA
- the kduI gene encoding 5-dehydro-4-deoxy-D-glucuronate isomerase translates to MEVRNSPDKIGFSYLSTDELRESFLIDSLFVKNQIPLVYSDVDRSITGSAVPVGKMLKLVATKKEMAADYFTERREIGIINIGGKGTITVDKVNYAMNNIDALYIGKGAKDISFKSTNSKNPAKFYFVSYPAHTSYPTKQIKIDDAVSVNLGSVADSNKRTIHKYILPGKVESCQLVMGLTILDEGSVWNTMPAHTHQRRSEVYMYFNLRPESIVVHLLGEPSETRHVIIRNEQAVLSTSWSMHSGCGTQNYSFIWAMGGENQVFDDMDWIDMKELK, encoded by the coding sequence ATGGAAGTTCGAAATTCACCTGATAAAATCGGCTTTAGTTATCTATCAACTGATGAATTAAGAGAAAGTTTTTTGATAGATTCGTTATTTGTGAAAAATCAAATTCCGTTGGTGTATTCCGATGTTGATAGATCAATTACCGGTTCCGCAGTTCCGGTTGGTAAAATGTTAAAATTGGTTGCAACAAAAAAAGAAATGGCTGCCGATTATTTTACAGAAAGAAGAGAAATTGGCATAATCAATATTGGTGGAAAAGGAACAATTACTGTTGATAAAGTAAATTATGCAATGAACAACATTGATGCTCTATATATTGGTAAAGGGGCAAAGGATATTTCTTTCAAAAGCACTAATTCAAAAAATCCAGCTAAGTTTTATTTTGTAAGCTATCCTGCACATACTTCTTATCCAACTAAACAAATAAAAATAGATGATGCAGTTTCTGTAAATTTGGGAAGTGTGGCAGATTCTAATAAAAGAACAATTCACAAATACATTTTACCTGGCAAAGTTGAAAGTTGCCAGCTTGTAATGGGATTAACAATTTTAGATGAAGGAAGTGTTTGGAATACAATGCCGGCGCATACACATCAGAGACGCTCAGAAGTATATATGTATTTTAATTTACGTCCGGAATCTATTGTTGTTCATTTACTTGGGGAGCCTTCAGAAACAAGGCATGTAATTATTCGTAATGAGCAAGCTGTACTTTCTACAAGCTGGTCAATGCATTCCGGCTGCGGAACACAAAACTATTCATTTATCTGGGCAATGGGCGGTGAAAATCAAGTATTTGATGATATGGATTGGATAGATATGAAAGAGTTAAAATAA
- a CDS encoding GHMP kinase, whose translation MIIESRAYARAGLLGNPSDGYFGKTISLIIKNFGAHISLYESPELIIEILDQDKNVFKNIYDLVDRIKLHGYYGGDRLIKASIKAFFDYCREKEIKINNKNFSVRYNSSIPRQVGLAGSSAIITATMKALLKFFEVEISKEILPTLILSAEIKELNINAGLQDRVIQVYEGLVYMDFEKDFVEKNNHGKYEQLPIENLPKVYLAYKDSLGKISGVVLNDIASRYKRGDKLVIDTLNEIANCAAEGKDAIMKKDFKLLSELINRNFDLRTKIMNISEENLEMVEIARKCGASAKFAGSGGSIIGTYSNDEMLHKLIMELKKVNVRVVKPFIS comes from the coding sequence TTGATAATTGAATCAAGAGCATATGCAAGAGCCGGATTACTCGGAAATCCTTCAGATGGATATTTTGGGAAAACAATATCGCTAATTATTAAAAATTTTGGTGCGCATATTTCTTTATATGAATCCCCAGAATTAATTATTGAGATTCTTGATCAAGATAAAAATGTATTTAAAAATATCTATGATCTTGTTGATAGAATTAAACTACATGGATATTATGGCGGCGATAGACTAATAAAAGCAAGTATAAAAGCTTTTTTTGATTATTGTAGAGAAAAAGAAATTAAAATTAACAACAAAAATTTTTCTGTCAGATATAATTCTTCAATACCAAGACAAGTTGGTTTAGCCGGCTCAAGTGCAATCATTACTGCAACAATGAAAGCTTTGCTTAAATTTTTTGAAGTTGAAATTAGCAAAGAAATTCTTCCCACTCTTATTCTTTCAGCTGAAATAAAAGAACTTAATATTAATGCTGGACTTCAAGATAGAGTAATTCAAGTTTATGAAGGTTTAGTCTATATGGATTTTGAGAAAGATTTTGTGGAAAAAAATAATCATGGAAAATACGAGCAATTACCAATTGAAAATTTACCGAAAGTTTATTTAGCTTATAAGGATTCGTTAGGTAAGATTTCCGGTGTAGTGTTAAACGATATTGCAAGTCGATATAAACGCGGTGATAAGCTTGTTATAGATACTCTAAATGAAATAGCAAATTGCGCTGCTGAAGGTAAAGATGCAATTATGAAAAAGGATTTCAAACTTCTTTCAGAGTTAATTAACAGAAATTTCGACCTTCGCACAAAAATTATGAATATTAGCGAAGAGAATCTTGAAATGGTTGAAATAGCTCGTAAATGCGGAGCTTCGGCAAAATTTGCCGGTTCCGGCGGTTCAATTATTGGTACTTATTCAAACGATGAAATGTTACATAAATTAATTATGGAATTAAAAAAAGTAAATGTAAGAGTTGTAAAACCATTTATTTCTTAG